In a single window of the Caulobacter soli genome:
- a CDS encoding integration host factor subunit alpha, with translation MKGATLTRADLCEAVHEEVGLTRQDCAGLVERTLDLVAEALEQGETVKLSGFGVFQVRDKRARMGRNPKTGEPAEIEPRRVIGFRASQVMKARIDRALGG, from the coding sequence ATGAAAGGCGCGACATTGACCCGGGCCGATCTCTGTGAGGCGGTCCACGAAGAAGTCGGTCTGACCCGCCAGGACTGCGCGGGCCTGGTCGAACGCACCCTGGATCTGGTCGCCGAGGCGCTGGAGCAGGGTGAGACGGTCAAGCTTTCCGGCTTCGGCGTCTTCCAGGTGCGTGACAAGCGGGCCCGCATGGGTCGCAATCCCAAGACCGGCGAGCCGGCCGAGATCGAGCCCCGCCGGGTGATCGGTTTCCGGGCCTCGCAAGTCATGAAGGCGCGAATCGACCGCGCCTTGGGCGGCTAA
- a CDS encoding beta-ketoacyl-ACP synthase III: MSLIRSAVTGVGAYLPDNVVTNSQLAETVDTSDEWIVERTGIRQRHKVADDQPVSDLAFRAAQQALEKAGKTAADVDLIIVATTTPDMTFPATATIVQRKLGAPIGIAFDVQAVCSGFVYALSVADGFVARGHAKCALVIGAEAMTRLMDWTDRGTCVLFGDGAGAVVLEPREGQGTTADQGVLGFALRADGTKQELLYVDGGPSTTGTVGKLRMLGNQVFKHAVINISEAIFAAAEMAGVTVPEVDWFIPHQANQRILAGVAHRCGIDEDKVISTVALHANTSAASIPLAFAQGIADGRIKPGQLLLLEAMGGGLTWGACVVRL, encoded by the coding sequence GTGAGCTTGATACGTAGCGCCGTCACCGGCGTCGGGGCCTATCTGCCTGACAATGTGGTCACCAACAGCCAGCTGGCCGAGACGGTGGACACCAGCGACGAGTGGATCGTCGAACGCACCGGCATCCGCCAGCGCCACAAGGTGGCCGACGACCAGCCGGTTTCGGACCTGGCGTTCCGCGCCGCCCAGCAGGCGCTGGAGAAGGCCGGCAAGACCGCCGCCGACGTCGACCTGATCATCGTGGCCACCACCACGCCGGACATGACCTTTCCGGCCACGGCCACCATCGTCCAGCGCAAGCTGGGCGCGCCGATCGGCATCGCCTTCGACGTCCAGGCCGTGTGCTCGGGCTTCGTCTACGCGTTGAGCGTCGCCGACGGCTTCGTGGCCCGGGGGCACGCCAAGTGCGCCCTGGTGATCGGGGCCGAGGCCATGACCCGGCTGATGGACTGGACCGACCGCGGCACCTGCGTGCTGTTCGGCGACGGGGCCGGCGCGGTGGTGCTGGAGCCGCGCGAAGGGCAGGGGACCACGGCTGACCAAGGCGTCTTGGGTTTCGCCCTGCGCGCCGACGGCACCAAGCAGGAGCTGCTGTATGTCGACGGCGGTCCGTCGACGACGGGCACGGTCGGCAAGCTGCGCATGCTGGGCAACCAGGTGTTCAAGCACGCGGTGATCAACATCTCCGAGGCCATCTTCGCCGCGGCGGAGATGGCGGGAGTCACCGTCCCCGAAGTCGACTGGTTCATCCCGCACCAGGCCAACCAGCGGATCCTGGCCGGCGTGGCCCATCGCTGCGGCATCGACGAGGACAAGGTGATCTCGACGGTCGCCTTGCACGCCAACACCTCGGCCGCCTCGATCCCCCTGGCCTTCGCCCAGGGAATCGCCGACGGCCGGATCAAGCCGGGACAGCTGCTGCTGCTCGAGGCGATGGGCGGCGGATTGACCTGGGGCGCCTGCGTGGTGCGCCTTTAA
- the plsX gene encoding phosphate acyltransferase PlsX: MPQPVVISIDAMGGDHGPSVIVPAVALAAKSLPDVRFLLHGDETQLNAQLAKSPDARAVSEVRHTDKAISMEEKPAQAMRRGKGTSLWNAVEAIRNNEAAACVSAGNTGALMAISKLILRMGANLERPAIVASWPTMTGVSAVLDVGANVESDAKQLLEFAIMGAAFHHAVHGSQRPTVGLLNVGSEDQKGHEEVREAHAILKETKLDFDYRGFVEGTDIAKGTVDVVVTDGFTGNVALKTAEGLARFFAAEIRSTFTSGPLAMLGAVIASGALKKMRRRLDPGRVNGGPLLGLNGIVVKSHGGADAIGYASAIRVAVDLARSDFSAEIDRNLKRLTETGLKSGAEEGTGGASGAEGQGASE, from the coding sequence GTGCCTCAACCCGTAGTCATTTCGATCGACGCCATGGGCGGGGATCACGGCCCGTCCGTGATCGTGCCCGCCGTGGCGCTGGCCGCCAAGAGTCTTCCCGACGTCCGCTTCCTGCTGCACGGCGACGAGACCCAACTGAACGCCCAGTTGGCCAAGTCGCCCGACGCGCGCGCCGTCAGCGAAGTGCGCCACACCGACAAGGCCATCTCGATGGAGGAGAAGCCCGCCCAGGCCATGCGCCGGGGCAAGGGCACCAGCCTGTGGAACGCGGTCGAGGCGATCCGCAACAATGAGGCCGCCGCCTGCGTCTCGGCCGGCAACACCGGCGCCCTGATGGCGATCTCCAAGCTGATCCTGCGCATGGGGGCCAATCTGGAGCGCCCGGCGATCGTGGCCAGCTGGCCGACCATGACCGGCGTCTCGGCCGTGCTGGACGTCGGCGCCAATGTCGAGAGCGACGCCAAGCAGCTGCTCGAGTTCGCGATCATGGGCGCGGCCTTCCACCACGCGGTGCACGGCTCGCAGCGCCCGACCGTGGGCCTGCTCAATGTCGGGTCCGAGGACCAGAAGGGCCATGAGGAGGTGCGCGAGGCGCACGCCATCCTCAAGGAGACCAAGCTGGACTTCGACTATCGCGGCTTCGTCGAAGGCACCGACATCGCCAAGGGCACGGTCGACGTGGTCGTCACCGACGGCTTCACCGGCAATGTCGCCCTGAAGACCGCCGAAGGGCTGGCCCGCTTCTTCGCCGCCGAGATCCGGTCCACCTTCACCTCCGGTCCGCTGGCCATGCTGGGCGCGGTGATCGCCTCGGGCGCGCTGAAGAAGATGCGCCGACGCCTGGACCCGGGCCGGGTCAATGGCGGACCGCTGCTGGGTCTGAACGGCATCGTGGTCAAGAGTCACGGCGGCGCGGACGCCATCGGCTACGCCTCGGCGATACGCGTGGCCGTCGATCTTGCGCGCAGCGACTTTTCGGCGGAAATCGATCGTAACCTGAAACGTCTGACCGAAACCGGCCTCAAGTCGGGTGCAGAAGAAGGGACCGGAGGCGCGTCGGGCGCCGAAGGCCAGGGAGCTTCCGAGTGA